One region of Candidatus Peribacteraceae bacterium genomic DNA includes:
- a CDS encoding oligosaccharide flippase family protein, translating to MGDRLAPRTDAQAIASSTLWQVASQVLMAALSIVTVKFVAMGLSKELAGQYNTAYGYLQLFGILADFGLYAVAVREVSKAKDRERVLGALIVLRLLILAVSLGTALAIAWLMPHWKGSPLPLGISIAALVPAFTLAAGMLRTVFQVGHRMQYVFVAEVFQRIITVALIGSVIAGGVRGTEDAGTYWLFLAFGSVGAAELLLVSFLFARRLQRIRMHWDAALLRRLFLLAAPYGVAFLCTALYRQFDVTLISMLRPQDFQLQNAYYGFVQRMMDMAYLLPTFLLNSALPILSERDGQGEDTRGLLGKTLLAILILGSTAALFGALWPRPLVGLLTTQAYLSAPGQPGSDTALRLLAFPMFLNGIVVYSFYVLLTRHRWKPLVASLTLGVFLSLALNVALIPSQGFVGAAITSIITHTFLAALLLPQALRTMPARFGRKELSQWLLYALGLGLLLFLLSPFLLTAYHTLLFGAVTALGMAGLVWGLGLGKALGVGVAAPAIQE from the coding sequence ATGGGAGACCGCCTAGCCCCACGCACGGACGCGCAAGCCATCGCCTCCTCCACATTGTGGCAAGTGGCGAGCCAGGTGCTCATGGCCGCGCTCTCCATCGTCACCGTCAAATTCGTGGCGATGGGATTGAGTAAGGAGCTGGCGGGTCAGTACAACACCGCGTACGGGTACTTGCAGCTCTTCGGCATCCTGGCGGACTTCGGCTTGTACGCGGTGGCGGTGCGGGAAGTAAGCAAGGCAAAGGACCGTGAGCGCGTGCTGGGGGCGCTCATCGTGCTGCGGCTCCTGATCCTCGCCGTATCGCTCGGGACGGCGTTGGCCATCGCGTGGCTCATGCCACACTGGAAAGGCTCGCCGCTGCCGCTGGGGATTTCCATCGCAGCGCTCGTGCCCGCCTTCACGCTGGCGGCGGGGATGCTGCGCACCGTGTTCCAGGTGGGGCACCGGATGCAGTACGTGTTCGTGGCGGAAGTGTTCCAGCGCATCATCACCGTGGCGCTCATCGGCTCCGTGATCGCAGGCGGCGTACGCGGCACGGAGGACGCCGGCACGTACTGGCTCTTTCTCGCCTTCGGGAGCGTGGGCGCGGCGGAGCTGTTGCTCGTCTCCTTCCTCTTCGCGCGCCGGCTACAGCGGATCCGCATGCATTGGGACGCCGCCCTCCTCCGTCGCCTGTTTCTCCTCGCCGCCCCCTACGGCGTGGCGTTCCTGTGCACCGCGCTCTACCGGCAGTTCGACGTGACCCTCATCTCCATGCTGCGGCCGCAGGACTTCCAGCTGCAGAACGCCTACTACGGATTCGTGCAGCGGATGATGGACATGGCGTACCTGCTCCCCACGTTCCTCCTCAACTCCGCGCTGCCCATCCTCAGCGAGCGTGACGGCCAAGGGGAAGACACGCGGGGGCTCCTGGGCAAGACGCTCCTCGCCATCCTCATCTTGGGTTCCACCGCCGCGCTCTTCGGCGCGCTGTGGCCGCGCCCGCTCGTGGGCCTCCTCACCACGCAGGCGTACCTGAGCGCGCCCGGGCAGCCCGGCTCGGACACGGCGCTCCGGCTCCTGGCGTTCCCCATGTTCCTCAACGGCATCGTGGTGTACAGCTTCTACGTGCTCCTCACCCGGCACCGGTGGAAACCGCTCGTTGCCTCACTCACGCTCGGCGTTTTCCTCTCGCTCGCCCTCAATGTGGCGCTCATCCCTTCGCAGGGATTCGTGGGCGCGGCAATCACCTCCATCATCACCCACACGTTCCTCGCCGCGCTCCTCCTGCCCCAGGCGCTCCGGACCATGCCCGCGCGCTTCGGCAGGAAGGAACTCTCGCAGTGGCTGCTCTACGCCCTCGGCCTCGGCCTCCTTCTCTTCCTCCTCAGCCCCTTCCTGCTCACCGCGTACCACACGCTCCTCTTCGGCGCGGTAACGGCGCTCGGGATGGCGGGGCTGGTGTGGGGTCTGGGGCTGGGAAAAGCGCTGGGAGTTGGCGTTGCGGCACCGGCCATTCAGGAATAG